One segment of Streptomyces sp. NBC_00576 DNA contains the following:
- a CDS encoding globin domain-containing protein, with amino-acid sequence MDAPTTTSADNGSSGGSGGSGWFKPRKQPEAPPGGEQEAMEGSRLAALRPVGRPATGGATRSSPDDSDRPTVTEPPPDPARIPAPSTPELPSTPPTPAPLPPLPLAPASPLPAPFAPARSVTGPSIRPAFAPEPQVSVPPAFATSADALESAPPASHVAPEPNPAPTTSEASRTPPAPHSDTRVPVQRPAPASEPLHGASPDAVLIRRTMEVVGPVADKATSYFYALLFVRHPELRSLFPAAMDTQRDRLLKALLTAAEHIDNTEVLVAYLQNLGRGHRKYGTRPEHYPAVGECLIGSLSRYAAAIWDQETEAAWVRAYTTMSQVMIDAAAVDELRAPAWWYGEVVSHDLRTPDIAVITVRPDQPYPFLAGQYTSLETPWWPRIWRHYSFASAPRSDGLLAFHVKAVPAGWVSNALVHRAQPGDVVRLGPPAGTMTVDHTTNSGLLCLGGGTGIAPIKALVEDVAEHGDRRRVEVFYGARTDLDLYDIDTMLRLQQSHPWLAVRAVIDQHAHLQLPDAVREYGPWYEYDAYLSGPPGMIRSGVEALRSAGFPAERIRHDSVEELVVTGS; translated from the coding sequence ATGGACGCTCCGACCACCACGTCGGCCGACAACGGCAGTTCTGGCGGCAGCGGCGGGAGCGGCTGGTTCAAGCCGCGCAAGCAGCCGGAGGCGCCCCCAGGCGGCGAGCAGGAGGCAATGGAAGGCAGCCGGCTGGCCGCGCTGCGCCCCGTGGGAAGGCCGGCTACAGGCGGTGCAACGCGTTCCTCGCCGGACGACAGTGACCGTCCGACTGTGACCGAGCCTCCGCCCGATCCGGCACGAATACCCGCGCCGTCGACCCCTGAGCTCCCGTCGACGCCTCCGACTCCCGCGCCATTGCCTCCCCTGCCACTCGCTCCCGCGTCGCCGCTTCCCGCGCCCTTCGCTCCCGCGCGTTCGGTCACCGGGCCCTCGATTCGCCCAGCCTTCGCCCCTGAGCCACAGGTTTCCGTACCCCCGGCTTTCGCCACGTCGGCCGACGCACTCGAGTCCGCTCCCCCCGCGTCCCACGTCGCTCCGGAGCCGAACCCTGCGCCAACCACCTCCGAGGCTTCCCGCACACCCCCGGCGCCGCACTCCGACACGCGCGTTCCCGTGCAGCGGCCCGCCCCGGCCTCCGAGCCGCTCCATGGGGCCTCCCCGGACGCAGTGCTCATCCGGCGGACCATGGAGGTGGTCGGTCCTGTAGCCGACAAGGCCACCTCGTACTTCTACGCGCTCCTCTTCGTTCGTCACCCCGAACTTCGTTCGCTATTCCCGGCCGCGATGGACACCCAGCGGGACCGGTTGCTCAAGGCGCTCCTCACCGCCGCCGAGCACATTGACAACACCGAGGTCCTGGTCGCGTATCTGCAGAACCTCGGCCGCGGTCACCGCAAGTACGGCACCCGGCCCGAGCACTATCCGGCCGTCGGCGAATGCCTCATCGGCTCGCTGAGCCGGTACGCCGCCGCGATCTGGGACCAGGAGACCGAAGCGGCCTGGGTACGGGCGTACACGACGATGTCGCAGGTGATGATCGACGCGGCGGCCGTCGACGAACTGCGCGCTCCAGCCTGGTGGTACGGGGAGGTGGTCTCGCATGACCTCAGGACCCCGGACATCGCCGTCATCACCGTCCGGCCCGACCAGCCGTACCCGTTCCTCGCTGGGCAGTACACGAGCTTGGAGACGCCGTGGTGGCCCCGCATCTGGCGGCACTACTCCTTCGCCTCGGCGCCCCGATCCGACGGGCTGCTGGCGTTCCACGTGAAGGCGGTGCCCGCAGGCTGGGTCTCCAACGCGCTGGTGCACCGCGCGCAGCCCGGTGACGTGGTCCGGCTCGGCCCGCCTGCCGGCACGATGACCGTCGATCACACCACCAACAGCGGCCTGCTCTGTCTGGGCGGCGGCACCGGCATAGCCCCCATCAAGGCCCTGGTCGAGGACGTTGCCGAGCACGGTGACCGGCGGCGGGTCGAGGTGTTCTACGGCGCCCGTACGGATCTCGATCTCTACGACATCGACACCATGCTGCGGCTCCAGCAGAGCCACCCCTGGCTCGCGGTGCGCGCGGTCATCGACCAACATGCGCATCTCCAGCTCCCCGACGCCGTACGGGAGTACGGGCCCTGGTACGAGTACGACGCCTATCTGTCGGGACCTCCCGGGATGATCCGCAGCGGAGTAGAGGCCTTGCGAAGCGCCGGTTTTCCCGCAGAGCGGATCCGCCACGACTCGGTGGAGGAGCTGGTCGTCACCGGGAGCTGA
- a CDS encoding MarR family winged helix-turn-helix transcriptional regulator: MPAMVPTRTALSQSWCALSLLHGRIESRIERSLQSKHGLSVREYSLLDVLSRQHDGLGGHLQMKEVADAVVLSQSATTRLVTRLEDRGLLARYLCPTDRRGIYTNVCEAGLKLLDEARPTNDTALREALDEAAKDPELAPLVRAVESVNLPA; the protein is encoded by the coding sequence ATGCCGGCGATGGTCCCCACACGCACTGCCCTGTCCCAGAGCTGGTGCGCCCTTTCCTTGTTGCACGGGAGGATCGAGAGTCGCATCGAGCGCTCCCTGCAGAGCAAGCACGGGCTGAGCGTGCGGGAGTACTCGCTGCTGGATGTCCTCAGCCGACAGCACGACGGCCTGGGCGGCCATCTGCAGATGAAGGAGGTCGCCGACGCGGTCGTCCTCAGCCAGAGCGCCACGACACGGCTGGTCACCAGACTTGAGGACCGCGGGCTGCTCGCGCGCTATCTGTGCCCCACCGACCGCCGAGGGATCTACACAAACGTCTGCGAGGCAGGGCTCAAGCTGCTCGACGAGGCACGCCCCACCAATGACACCGCCCTCCGCGAGGCCCTCGACGAAGCGGCCAAGGACCCGGAACTGGCTCCGCTGGTCCGGGCCGTGGAGTCGGTGAACCTGCCCGCATAG
- a CDS encoding GNAT family N-acetyltransferase, translating to MPTPSSPVDLPIRRLTHRDLTACADLSEDRGWPREEHKWGLLLTAGKGYGIDDPGGGLITACIVTEYGPYGNPELAAIGMVLVAERHARQGVGRRLMQHIITAMGTTPLTLHATPNGRPLYEELGFKVTGKAEMVRGRFTPHGPEPKVGTRAATAEDLVGIIRLDEEVFGTDRTHILTRLPAFADQLRVAEENGRIIGYAAAWPNMDTHVVGPLIARDTETAKALLASLAAHSDRPLRTDIDVRHEELLAWVKERGLAPLSFNTVMTYGITELPGDWTRRFAPLTVAAG from the coding sequence GTGCCGACTCCTTCTTCCCCTGTCGATCTGCCCATCCGTCGTCTGACGCATCGTGATCTCACCGCCTGCGCCGACTTGTCCGAGGACCGGGGTTGGCCCCGCGAGGAACACAAGTGGGGTCTCCTGCTCACTGCCGGGAAGGGCTACGGCATCGACGACCCCGGCGGCGGGCTCATCACCGCATGCATCGTCACCGAGTACGGACCGTACGGAAACCCCGAGTTGGCAGCCATCGGCATGGTGCTGGTCGCCGAGCGGCATGCCCGCCAGGGCGTCGGACGGCGGCTGATGCAGCACATCATCACCGCGATGGGCACCACGCCCCTGACACTGCACGCGACCCCGAACGGCCGCCCGCTCTACGAAGAACTTGGCTTCAAGGTCACCGGCAAGGCCGAGATGGTGCGCGGACGCTTCACACCACACGGGCCGGAGCCCAAGGTCGGCACCCGCGCGGCCACGGCCGAGGACCTCGTCGGCATCATCCGGCTCGACGAGGAGGTGTTCGGCACCGACCGCACACACATCCTCACCCGGCTGCCCGCCTTCGCCGACCAGTTGCGCGTCGCCGAGGAGAACGGCCGGATCATCGGCTACGCGGCGGCCTGGCCCAATATGGACACCCATGTCGTCGGTCCGCTGATTGCTCGTGACACGGAGACAGCGAAGGCACTCCTCGCATCACTCGCCGCCCACAGCGACCGTCCGCTGCGTACGGACATCGACGTGCGGCACGAGGAACTGCTGGCCTGGGTAAAGGAACGCGGGCTGGCGCCGCTGAGCTTCAACACCGTGATGACGTATGGGATTACCGAGCTGCCAGGTGACTGGACACGGCGGTTCGCGCCTCTGACCGTGGCCGCGGGCTGA
- a CDS encoding GNAT family N-acetyltransferase, whose translation MGDLEIRPATTEDVPAIVGMLADDPLGAQRESPDDLTPYLGALDRLTADPNQHLVVAVREGRVVGTLQLTMVPGLSRKGATRSIIEGVRVHATERGSGLGTQLIEWAIATSRRENCQLVQLTSDASRTDAHRFYERLGFSPSHVGFKLQL comes from the coding sequence ATGGGAGATCTTGAGATACGCCCCGCGACAACAGAGGATGTTCCCGCGATCGTCGGCATGCTCGCTGACGACCCGCTGGGCGCGCAGCGCGAATCACCGGACGACTTGACCCCATACCTGGGCGCGCTGGATCGTCTGACCGCCGACCCGAATCAGCACTTGGTCGTCGCGGTCCGCGAGGGCCGCGTGGTCGGCACGCTCCAACTCACGATGGTTCCCGGGCTGTCCCGCAAGGGCGCGACCCGGTCGATCATCGAGGGCGTGCGTGTCCACGCCACCGAACGCGGCAGCGGCCTGGGCACTCAGCTCATCGAGTGGGCCATTGCCACGTCACGCCGGGAGAACTGCCAGTTGGTCCAGCTGACCTCGGACGCCTCCCGTACGGACGCCCACCGCTTCTATGAACGGCTCGGTTTCAGTCCTTCGCACGTCGGCTTCAAACTCCAGCTCTGA
- a CDS encoding NUDIX hydrolase yields MTVRPVVKRTARAILLDGDDLILIKRTKPSVDPYWLTPGGGVEADDATVVDALHREVHEELGAKIIDVVPCFVDTVEHIGADGGATGVKVQHFFVCRLASMDASLRHGPEIDEPCGEYEIVRIPFTRVGIASVHLVPLSLRHYLDGNIEGVRAMHAPDLG; encoded by the coding sequence ATGACCGTCCGACCCGTGGTCAAGCGCACCGCACGCGCCATCCTGCTCGATGGCGACGACCTGATCCTCATCAAGCGGACCAAGCCGAGTGTCGATCCCTACTGGCTCACTCCGGGCGGCGGGGTAGAAGCGGACGACGCGACCGTCGTCGACGCCCTGCACCGTGAAGTGCACGAAGAACTGGGCGCCAAGATCATCGATGTGGTGCCCTGCTTCGTGGACACCGTCGAGCACATCGGCGCGGACGGCGGTGCCACGGGCGTAAAGGTGCAGCACTTCTTCGTCTGCCGTCTGGCATCCATGGATGCCTCGCTTCGGCACGGCCCCGAAATCGACGAGCCCTGCGGCGAGTACGAGATCGTCCGCATCCCCTTCACCCGGGTCGGCATCGCCTCCGTCCACCTCGTACCACTGTCGCTGCGCCACTATCTGGACGGGAACATCGAGGGCGTACGGGCGATGCACGCACCTGACCTGGGCTGA
- a CDS encoding serine hydrolase domain-containing protein encodes MTTPQDELLPGTRRALLHRIAVAQSEGRAPSLVAAVVRNGETVWTGARSSVDGHAPDANVQYRIGSITKTFTAVLVMRLRDEGLLDLVDPLEKHLPGTGAGEATIAELLAHTGGLAAESPAPWWERTPGSLRPELADVLGERPLLHPVGRRHHYSNPGYSILGALIEELRGAPWEDVLRREVLEPLGLQRTSGQPQAPHAGGWAVHPWADVLLPEPTEDLGRMAPAGQLWSTAGDLARFAAFLAQGDDRVLSAASVVEMRTPAAPAELEDVAAGSAYGLGMQIQYRDGRLLVGHGGSLPGFLASLTIGVADDLAAVVLANCTSGPLVSAVAADLVKIVAGAEPRIPEPWRPLPEVDRSVLELAGQWYWGTAPYALRLSVDGGVSLGPLAGVGRRSRFRANGDGTWTGLDGYFAGELLRAVRRPNGAVDHLDLGSFVFVRQPYDEGASVPGGVDPEGWRGIR; translated from the coding sequence ATGACAACACCTCAGGACGAACTCCTTCCCGGCACGCGGCGGGCGTTGCTGCATCGGATCGCTGTTGCCCAGAGTGAAGGGCGGGCGCCGTCGTTGGTCGCGGCGGTGGTGAGGAACGGGGAGACAGTGTGGACAGGGGCGCGGAGCTCGGTGGACGGGCATGCGCCGGATGCGAACGTGCAGTACCGGATCGGTTCGATCACCAAGACCTTCACCGCTGTACTTGTGATGCGGCTGCGCGACGAGGGGCTACTTGATCTCGTCGATCCGCTGGAGAAACACCTGCCGGGTACCGGTGCGGGGGAGGCCACCATTGCCGAACTGCTCGCGCACACCGGTGGGTTGGCGGCCGAGTCGCCCGCGCCTTGGTGGGAGCGGACACCTGGATCACTCCGACCGGAGCTGGCCGATGTACTCGGGGAGCGGCCGTTGCTGCATCCCGTTGGTCGACGTCACCACTATTCGAACCCTGGCTACAGCATCCTCGGTGCGCTGATCGAGGAGTTGCGTGGCGCTCCGTGGGAGGACGTGCTGCGGCGTGAGGTGCTCGAACCCCTGGGGCTGCAACGGACCAGCGGACAGCCGCAGGCACCGCACGCGGGTGGCTGGGCGGTGCATCCCTGGGCCGATGTGCTGCTGCCGGAGCCGACCGAGGACCTCGGTCGGATGGCACCGGCCGGTCAACTCTGGTCCACCGCAGGAGACCTGGCGCGCTTCGCTGCCTTCCTCGCCCAGGGGGACGACCGGGTGCTGAGCGCTGCGTCCGTCGTGGAGATGCGTACGCCGGCTGCTCCGGCCGAACTGGAGGACGTGGCCGCCGGCTCGGCGTACGGCCTCGGTATGCAGATCCAGTACCGGGACGGCCGACTGCTGGTGGGGCACGGCGGGTCGCTGCCCGGCTTCCTGGCGAGCCTCACCATCGGTGTGGCGGACGACCTCGCGGCAGTCGTCCTGGCCAATTGCACCTCTGGCCCGCTGGTGTCCGCGGTCGCCGCCGACCTGGTAAAGATCGTCGCAGGGGCCGAGCCTAGGATTCCCGAGCCGTGGCGCCCGTTGCCCGAAGTCGATAGATCTGTACTGGAGTTGGCGGGCCAGTGGTACTGGGGGACCGCCCCCTACGCCCTGCGGTTGTCGGTCGATGGCGGCGTCTCGCTGGGGCCATTGGCCGGCGTCGGCCGCCGCTCGCGCTTCAGGGCGAACGGTGACGGCACCTGGACGGGCCTCGACGGATACTTCGCCGGAGAGCTTCTGCGGGCCGTACGGCGGCCGAACGGAGCCGTGGACCACCTGGACCTAGGGTCGTTTGTTTTCGTGCGTCAGCCGTACGACGAGGGGGCGTCTGTGCCAGGCGGGGTGGATCCGGAAGGGTGGCGCGGGATCAGGTAG
- a CDS encoding HAD family hydrolase — protein sequence MTRLHLFDLDGTLLHGSAAPVEISRQLGLDREIVELERAFVTRRVEPAEYARQVHLLWAELTVAHVDAAFAEAPWLRRIRETWAEIRARGEYCAVVSLSPSFFVERLRGWGAHAAYGSRFPAVPFTEPLDPTGILTPTAKVEIAERLCGQFGLTRADCVAYGDSLSDAELFGAVPVSVAVNADQHLAGLATHTYSGQDLWDAYELVCGAR from the coding sequence ATGACGCGATTGCATCTCTTCGACCTCGACGGAACGCTGCTGCATGGCTCTGCTGCCCCCGTCGAGATATCCCGGCAACTGGGGCTCGACCGCGAAATAGTCGAGTTGGAACGGGCCTTCGTGACGCGCCGTGTCGAGCCTGCGGAGTACGCCCGGCAGGTGCACCTCCTCTGGGCAGAGCTGACCGTTGCCCATGTAGACGCGGCCTTCGCGGAAGCGCCCTGGCTGCGGCGGATCAGGGAGACCTGGGCTGAGATCAGGGCTCGAGGGGAGTACTGCGCCGTAGTCTCCCTGTCGCCCTCGTTCTTCGTCGAACGGCTGAGGGGGTGGGGCGCTCATGCGGCGTATGGCTCTCGCTTCCCCGCGGTGCCCTTCACGGAGCCACTGGATCCCACCGGAATCCTGACGCCCACGGCCAAGGTGGAGATTGCGGAGCGGCTCTGCGGACAGTTCGGGCTGACCCGGGCTGACTGTGTCGCGTACGGCGATTCGCTCTCTGACGCAGAACTCTTCGGGGCCGTACCGGTCTCTGTCGCGGTCAACGCCGACCAGCATCTGGCGGGCCTCGCTACGCACACCTACTCGGGGCAGGATTTGTGGGATGCCTATGAATTGGTGTGCGGCGCCAGGTAA